The nucleotide sequence GGTGACAGGATTCGAACCTGCGACCTCCTGGTCCCAAACCAGGCGCTCTAGCCAAACTGAGCCACACCCCGTTTCCTTGGAACCTCATGTCCAATCCGTGACGCAAGAAATATTATATCTTCACTTGCCAATAAAGTCAACACTTTTTTTGAATTTTTTTTATTTTTTTTCAAAAATATTTGATTGCAATCTGAAACCCGCTATTTTCGCGGCTTTCCAGGATTATGTAGGATGGATTTCTGCCCTCTTGTCTTGGATAAGATAAGCTTCCCGGGTTCATTACGGTCAGATTTCCCTCTTTTGCAATATAAGGTTTATGAGTGTGACCATAAATTGCATAGTCTGCCCCCCTGCTCTCCGCTTCTTCCCGAAAACGATCCGGTCCCATGGAGACTCCATACCTGTGTCCATGAGACATAAAGAATTTATATCCCTCTATCTTAAATACAAGCTCTTCCGGCAAGCGTGAAAAATAGTCATTGTTTCCCATGACTATCTTACACTCACAACCTGCCAGCTCTGCTATATCTTCTTCTCCATCCTCGACATCCCCTGCATGCAGGAGAAGATCAAACGGTCTCTCCTTCATTATGACCTTCCTCAGAATGTCATGTCTTCCATGTGTATCACTTACTACCAGTATTTTCATATTCTTCTATCAATTCCTTCATTGCTCTTAAAGCTTTGCCTCTGTGGCTTTCTTCGTTCTTGACCTCAGGCGGAAGCTCTGAGGTCGTTTTACCATATTTAGGCAGTATAAATATAGGGTCATAACCAAAGCCGTTCTCACCGTGCTCTGCATAGCCTATACGACCCTCCATGACACCACGCACTACTTTCTCACTTCCGTCCGGAAATACCGCTGCAACAGCGCATACAAAGCGTGCTGTACGTTTCTCATCCGGCACGCCCTCAAGTCTATCTATTATGGCATTATTCTTTATATGGTAAGACGTATCTTCTCCCATATATCTTGCAGAATATATACCCGGTTCTCCTCCGAGTGCATCCACCTCCAGTCCGGAATCATCAGCAAGAACCAGTCCGCCTGATATTTTCCATATACTGCGCGCTTTTATGAGTGAATTTTCTTCAAAAGTTTTTCCATCTTCAACTATATCCGTTTCGATACCAGCATCTTTCATGGATTCGACCGGAATTGAAAAGCCCTCTAAGATCTCATTGATCTCTCTGACCTTATTTTTATTTCCGGTAGCAAATATTATCCTGTCAATTGTTTTCATTTGCAAAATATTCCTTTATAGTCTCTGTCAAAGCCTCCGATGCCTTCTCCATATAAGCATCCTCAGACATCAGAAGAGCTTCTTTTTTATTGGTAATATATCCAAGCTCCAGCATTATTGTTTTAGAGTTTAAATTCCTCATAAGCGAAATATTAGTTCCATCTTTCCAGCCGGCATCCTTTTCCGAGCATTTTTCGGCTATATTTGACGAAAAAGCTTCAGCAAGGGCTCTGTCTGCTGACAACGACAAAGCAGTTATTCCTGTAGTGGTACGGCTTTTTGAATCTGCGCCAACATGAATACTGACAACCAGATCCGCACTTACGGAATTTATAAAAGATAATCTTTCTTCATCCGAAAGATTAGTATCTTTCTCTCTCGTATAATATATTCCTATATCATCCGAAAAAAGTGTCTTATGGAGTTTTTCAACCACACCATTAACTATATCCTTTTCGGCTTTACCATAAGCTGTTGTTCCGCTATCATCTCCTCCATGACCCGGATCGATCACAAGGATATGATCATAAATATCCCTCGGACTTACAAATTTTATAAAAAGCTTATCGTCCCTGATCTCCGTCACAGGCTCAACTATTTCCTCTGACTCAAATACTATTGAAGCTGTTCCTTCCTCGAAACCATATTTGATATTTGTTATCCTTTTCATTTCTCCGGAAAAAAGATTTTTATGATAAAAATCCTGCTCTACAGGACTGATATTCACTGTGATCCGCCTTCCGCTGTGATTTTTACTGACCGTGACATTTTCTTCTCCAAAATCATCCGGAAGCGGAATTGTGACATATCCTGCCCTGTCACCGCTTCTCTCTGCCAGAGAGCTGTTGTCAGTATATTCACCATCAGTCTGGTTGAACACACCTCTCTCCCTTGCAAATCCAATAGAAATATCATTTCCCGAAAAAATAAAATATATCATTGAAGAAAAAGCCAGAATAAAGAATATCAGAAAACCTGCTGTTTTCTTCATCTGTCATTCTCCTTAGGTCTTCTGGGCGGCTTAGGTCCTGGATACATATAGTAATAAGTTTTTATCATACCATTATATATTTTCCGGTTCTTCTGGGCTTTCTGTCCAAAGCTCTTTTCCATATCCTCATACGAGGAAATAATATATACAGACCAGCTGTCAAGCGCCCTGCATGCAGCTCCAAAATCCCTGTATATCGGGATGAGGCTTTCCTTATCCTCAAGTCTTTCTCCATAAGGCGGATTTGTAACTATAAATCCGTATTTCTTAGGGTGTGAAAGCTCTTTTGCAGGTCTCTGCTGGAAATGGATCAATTTTTCCACCCCTGCTCTTTCAGCATTGGAACGTGCCACCTTTATTATTTCAGGATCTATGTCATATCCCTGGATTTCGGTATCTATATCCGTTACTACAAGGCTCTGTGCTTCATCTATCGCATCATACCATACTTTTCTCGGAACAAGCTCCTTCCAGCTCTCCGCTGTAAATTCCCTGTCCAGTCCGGGTGCTATATTTGCTGCGATCATTGCTGCCTCTATAGGTATGGTACCGCTGCCGCAGAAAGGATCTACAAGTATCCTGTCTTTTTTCCATGGTGTGAGCATTATAAGGGCTGCCGCCAGATTTTCAGCTATTGGCGCAACGCCCTGCATTTTTCTGTAGCCTCTCTTATGAAGCGAGTCTCCTGTACTGTCAAGCGCAACAGTGACCCTGTCCTTATACAAAAATACTCTTACCGGATATTCGTCTCCATCCTCTTCAAATCGTTCAAGATGGTAGGTCATCTTCATCTTCTCTACCATTGCCTTTTTCATTATGGACTGAATATCTGAAGGGCTGAAAAGCTTTGATTTCACCGTTGATGCTTTTTTTACCCAGAACTTTGCGTTCTTCGGAAGAAATTCCTCCCAGGGCAAAGCCTTAGTGCCTTCAAAAAGCTCATCATAACTGCGTGCTTCAAACTCACCGACTTCTATCAAAACCCTTTCTGCGGTTCTGAGTCCGATATTCGCACGTGCAACAGCTTCAGCATCTCCTGCGAAAGTCACCCTTCCGTCATCTGTTCTTACAATTTCATATCCTAATTCAGTTACTTCTCTTTTTAATACTGCTTCCAGTCCAAAGTGACATGGAGCTATAAGGTTAAATTTTCTCATGTTTTTAATTTTAGTCAGAGCCTCCGCTTTCGTCAACAAATATATTTTTATACAAAGAAAAAACCCCGACACAAGTGTCGGGGTTTCATGAGGGGAGTATAAATATTTATAAAGGGGTTATCATAAAAAGAATTATTGAAGGGTTAACTCTTTTTACGTCGATTATAATATCATGCTCCAATATAATTAGCAACTGTTTTTTTGTTCAAAATATTATTTCAAAAGTTGATTTTTTTACGCCTGACTTACGGGATAGGCTTCCGGCAAGAGTTCGCAGTATCCCTCCATTAGAATTTTAAACTCTTCAAATGTAAATTTTGCACGAAATTCTTCCAGTTTTTCAATCTTATGATTTTTATGCGGATTTTTTCTATCCTTTGCAAAATAATGCTTTGCATTCCAGAATCCCATATCTGTAAATCTGGTAATGTCATTAAAAGCTATGGTCTTTGCCTCTATATCAACCTCCGGATGTGTATGGATCACAGCATGTCTCATTCTCAGAAGAAGAGTCTTCGCATTTACCTCTTCATTTAAGTTGAGAACTCTGAAATATCCATCATAAAATCCACGTGCAAAATAACTGTCAACTATATCCCCGTTTTCTTTATCGCCGTGTTTCTTAAGAAGCTCATCAGCCTTTGAGCCTTCTTTGAACGCCATAGTCTCCGGCAGCAGATCAAAGTCCGCTCCCTTCGGATACATTGTAAGACCCGTTAAAGCATTTATAAGAGCTGAAAAATCATCAGCCTCCGCACCCTCGAGCATTTTCTTTGTCTTTTCAGCGTAAAGCGCTATCATTTCTCTGTCTTTCATAAATTAAAGATAACCTCCGATTTCTGTATATCGTCTACTCTGACGATCTTTAGTCCTTAAGCCTCAGCAGGAGGATCAATACAACTATCATAAATACAGGTCCGAAGAAATAGAAAAGTGCACCTATAGCCTTAAATATCAGAACAAGGAACAGTATGATAACCGTAAGAATTGTAAAAAGTATGAGGGCAGCTTTCCATCCGCTGAAGATGTGCATATTATTTCTGCCATTTTTCTCTTTTCCGAATCCATACGAATACGTTCTCTTGTTTTCCCTGCCTGTATCAGAATCATAGTCAGCCTCAGCATAAGAAGATTTTGCCATTGGAGATGAAGTCTCGATTATCGTCTTTGCTATGAGTCTCGGGTCTCCGAGCTTCTCCATTACTTCTTCCTCGCTCTGCCCTTTCTGTATCTCCGTTGAAATATATTCCTCGTAAAAATTCATATTTTCATTGAAGACCTCCGGCGATACCTCACCGCTCAGAGCTCTTTTTAAGGCATACAAAAATTCCTGTTTTGTCATATTGTCGTTCTGCATAAAACTCCGCTTTCCTGACTGTTTTTTCGCGAGTAAACTCAAATCTGATTATAACACGTTTATCGTGTCTTTTTAAACCTTTTAACTATTATAAACACTGCCAGAATGACTAAAACAAGACTTCCGGCAACGATATGCGGAAGATAATGATATTTGTCCCGGATAATATAAAAACTTCCGTCCCCATCCATCTTAAATACCACATATTTTCCATCAGGATAACTTTCCACCGGAACTATTTTATCCCCGTTTTCTATAGCCACTCTGTACCAGTCTTTATAGCCTGTTGACAGAAGTCTTATGGTATATTCACCATCCGCTGCCGCCGCGTTATCTTTTATCTGAAAGATATACTTATCAACAGTTTCATAATTTTCACCGGCATCTTTTTTATCTGCTTCGTATTTTTCATAGGCAAGGCTGCTGCCCTTTGTGAAATTGCCGGATACCAGCAATACCGGAAATGGTTCATCCGAAGCCAGTGTGCTTATCATGCTCGCATAGGTCACTTTTACCACAATATTCTGCCTTATATCTTGAAGCTCAGAAAAATCCATTGACACTGTCTTCTTCCCATCACTTATAAAATCAGGAAGTTCGTCAGCACTTATACTGCTTCCATAATCTTTTTCTATGACAGCAGCCTTTTCATCATCAACTATAAAAGTCACTCTGACTTTGCCGAAGTCCTCCGGTGTACCCTCTTTTTTCAAAAGCTCCTCATAGCTTATTTCCTCTGCTTCATCTGTGAGACTGAGCCCGTTTATCGCAGCTCTTCCATAGTCAACATATAAATTTCCGCTGGCAGAGGAGTTTTCTTCGTCAATAAGCATTCCTGCTACCGCTCCGTAGCGTTCACCATTTCCCTCTATCTCTGTCATTGTCGTATTATTATAGAGATTACCTGCCATACCTGCTATTCCGCCGGCATAATCATTGCCCGAAATTGTCTGCATAGAATAACAGTTTCTGATCACATTTTTTGCGTATCCTGCTATTCCTCCTGTGTAGTCTCCGTCTTCATTAGTTACCATTCCATAGTTTTGAGATGCGATGACCGCACCCACTTCCATACGTCCTACTATACCTCCGGCATAGCTGTTTCTTACATCCACACCGCCATAATTTTTACATCCATTCACGGTGGCCTGTTTTGTCCTTGTATATTTAAGGCTTAGCTGACCTCCGCTCACAACTTCAAAATCAGACTGCAGATCAATATCAACTCCGGCGAAGCCCGTAATACCTCCGCCATTAATATCAGAGCTTATAAATCCATTATTTACACAGCCGATGATCTTTCCTTTTCCCGGATCTTTATCAGTTGTATCTGACACATCATCGAAGATATCATCGATATCGTCTGTATTCTGTATTCGGCTGAGTTCGGCATCCAGCTCGTCAAATCCGTCATGCAGTGTATCATTTAAGAGATTCATTTCACTAACAATTTTATCCATATGATCCCTGATCTCTTTGTCAGAGCTTTTTAAGGAATCGCTTAAGGCATCCATCTGCGTTGCCATCATGTCGGTTTTAGACGTTATATCATCATCAGTCCCTCTGATATCTGTTTTATAACTGTCATAAGCGCCTCTCAGATAATCATCAAGTGCCTCTGAAGCATCCAGTGCATCAGACAGTCCGTCTTTGATCTCTCCGGCATTTTTGGCGATCCTGTTGCCAACCCCTTCTATCTGCTTTATCTCGTTATAAATATCAGTATTTAAGTTTTTAATTGCAGAGATATAAGAGCTCATATCGATACTGAGACCGCTTGAAGCAGAATTTTCTGTATCCTTTATTATCCTGATGATCTTATCAATATCATTCTTTATGGCTGTTGAATAATCTGCGGTTTCGATATCTTTAATATCTATTCCGTCAAATGCAGCCCTCAGATCATCTACTTTCCCTCTTATCTCTCCTTCCGTTATATCATCCTTCGATCTATAGTAGCTTTTATAGCCGCTTACTGTTCCTCTGAGGTCATCTACAGTAGTCCTGATGTCATCAATTTTCCCCTGTGTCTCGTCATCAGCACTCTGAGCTATGTCATTAAGCTCATCCATGAGATCATTCATCTTATCTATCTCATCACTGCTTCTGTCAAAAGCATCTTCACTATAGATATTCTCCGTATATGCTTCAAACTGGCCTGCGATCCCGCCGACATTTTTTCTGCCTGCTATATCTCCGCTGTTAACGCAGTTATAAAGAATACCT is from Lachnospiraceae bacterium C1.1 and encodes:
- a CDS encoding XTP/dITP diphosphatase — translated: MDRIIFATGNKNKVREINEILEGFSIPVESMKDAGIETDIVEDGKTFEENSLIKARSIWKISGGLVLADDSGLEVDALGGEPGIYSARYMGEDTSYHIKNNAIIDRLEGVPDEKRTARFVCAVAAVFPDGSEKVVRGVMEGRIGYAEHGENGFGYDPIFILPKYGKTTSELPPEVKNEESHRGKALRAMKELIEEYENTGSK
- a CDS encoding DUF1700 domain-containing protein, which translates into the protein MQNDNMTKQEFLYALKRALSGEVSPEVFNENMNFYEEYISTEIQKGQSEEEVMEKLGDPRLIAKTIIETSSPMAKSSYAEADYDSDTGRENKRTYSYGFGKEKNGRNNMHIFSGWKAALILFTILTVIILFLVLIFKAIGALFYFFGPVFMIVVLILLLRLKD
- a CDS encoding class I SAM-dependent RNA methyltransferase; translated protein: MRKFNLIAPCHFGLEAVLKREVTELGYEIVRTDDGRVTFAGDAEAVARANIGLRTAERVLIEVGEFEARSYDELFEGTKALPWEEFLPKNAKFWVKKASTVKSKLFSPSDIQSIMKKAMVEKMKMTYHLERFEEDGDEYPVRVFLYKDRVTVALDSTGDSLHKRGYRKMQGVAPIAENLAAALIMLTPWKKDRILVDPFCGSGTIPIEAAMIAANIAPGLDREFTAESWKELVPRKVWYDAIDEAQSLVVTDIDTEIQGYDIDPEIIKVARSNAERAGVEKLIHFQQRPAKELSHPKKYGFIVTNPPYGERLEDKESLIPIYRDFGAACRALDSWSVYIISSYEDMEKSFGQKAQKNRKIYNGMIKTYYYMYPGPKPPRRPKENDR
- a CDS encoding metallophosphoesterase — encoded protein: MKILVVSDTHGRHDILRKVIMKERPFDLLLHAGDVEDGEEDIAELAGCECKIVMGNNDYFSRLPEELVFKIEGYKFFMSHGHRYGVSMGPDRFREEAESRGADYAIYGHTHKPYIAKEGNLTVMNPGSLSYPRQEGRNPSYIILESRENSGFQIAIKYF
- a CDS encoding N-acetylmuramoyl-L-alanine amidase, encoding MKKTAGFLIFFILAFSSMIYFIFSGNDISIGFARERGVFNQTDGEYTDNSSLAERSGDRAGYVTIPLPDDFGEENVTVSKNHSGRRITVNISPVEQDFYHKNLFSGEMKRITNIKYGFEEGTASIVFESEEIVEPVTEIRDDKLFIKFVSPRDIYDHILVIDPGHGGDDSGTTAYGKAEKDIVNGVVEKLHKTLFSDDIGIYYTREKDTNLSDEERLSFINSVSADLVVSIHVGADSKSRTTTGITALSLSADRALAEAFSSNIAEKCSEKDAGWKDGTNISLMRNLNSKTIMLELGYITNKKEALLMSEDAYMEKASEALTETIKEYFANENN